The sequence below is a genomic window from Nocardia fluminea.
CACCGCACGCGGTCCCGGGCCGTGGAAAGCGAGCGCGAATTCCTCGGGCCGGAAGCCGGATTCGTCGAGGCGCACGGCGATCGGACGCGCACCCAGGCGCGCGAGCAGGTCGAGGAACGGCGGGAAACACGGATCCTCGACGATCACCGGGTCGCCGAAGCGCACGTGCGCGGAGAGAATCCGGTCCACCGCGTCCAGGGCGCCGTCGAGGACGGTGAGCCGTTCGCAGGCCCACGGCCAGTCGGCACGCAGTGTTTCCGCGAGCGCGGGCAGCACAGCCTCGCCGAGATAGTGGGCCGAGAGATCGCCGGGCGCGGTATCGCGCGAGAGCGCGTGTAGTGCGGCGGCCAGGTCGGGCAGCAGCGCCGGATCGGGGGTGCCGCGCGACAGGTCGACGCGAAAGGCGTTGTCGGAGGGGGAGTGCAGGCGCTGATACCGCCCGATCGGCGCTGCCGTTTCCGCGCCGACGAAGGTGCCCGCCCGTCCGCGCGCGGTGATCGCGCCGGTCGCGGCCAGCGCGCGCCAGGCCTGGCTGACGGTGGCGGGGGAGACCCGCAGTTCGCGGGCCACCTCGCGCACGGTGGGTAGCCGGCTGCCCGGTGCGAGTGCGCCCGAGCGGATGCGGCGGCCGATCGCGGCGGCGATCCCGGCGGCGGTGCGTTCGTCGAGGTCCCCGGCGAAGTCCGCGGGCAGTGCGGTCGGCGAGGCTTCGGTCATGGGCTTATTCTGCGGGGCGTGCGCAGCCGATCCGGGGCGCACCGCCAACGTTTACGGCACCGAAACTGTTTCCGCACTCTTGTAACACAACAGAATCAGTTGCAGGTGCAGTATAACAAAGCATGGGAATCGTCAGAGCGGCGCTCGTCCAGACCAGCTGGACTGGTGACAAAGAATCAATGATCACAGTGCACGAGGACTACGCCCGGGAGGCCGCGGCGCAGGGCGCGCAGGTGATCTGCTTCCAGGAGTTGTTCTACGGCCCGTATTTCTGCCAGCTGCAGGACAGCAAGTTCTACGAATACGCCGAGTCGGTACCGGGCCCGACCACCGAGCGGATCGCCGCTCTGGCCGCCGAATTGAACTTGGTGATCGTGGCGCCGGTGTACGAGCGCGAGATGGACGGGCTGCTCTACAACACGGCGGTGGTGATCGACGCCGATGGGTCCTATCTGGGCAAATACCGCAAACATCACATACCGCAGGTGACCGGCTTCTGGGAGAAGTTCTACTTCCGGCCGGGCAATCTCGGGTGGCCGGTATTCGACACCGCGGTGGGCAAGGTCGGCGTCTATATCTGTTACGACCGCCATTTTCCGGAGGGCTGGCGGGCGCTCGGCCTCGCGGGCGCGGAAATCGTGTTCAATCCGTCGGCGACGTCGCGAGGGCTTTCCGGTTATCTGTGGAAACTCGAGCAACCCGCCTCGGCGGTGGCCAACGAGTATTACGTCGGCGCGATCAACCGCGTCGGAATCGAGAGCGATTACGGCGACAACGACTTCTACGGTACGAGCTATTTCGTGGACCCCGAAGGGAAGTTCGTCGGCGAGGTCGCCTCCGATACTTCGCCGGAATTGGTTGTCCGTGATCTCGATATGGATCTGATCAAGATCGTTCGCGAGCGCTGGGCGTTCTATCGCGATCGTCGCCCTGATGCCTACGGACCGATGGTGAACCCCTGATGCGCACTTTCATCCACGGCGGGACGGTGGTGAGCGCCACCGGGTCCCAGCTCCTCGACGTGCTGATCGACGACGAGACGATTGTCGCTGTGCTGCAACCGGGTTCGACCGCCCTCGGCGCCGATCTGGCCGCCGACGCGGACACGGTGATCGACGCGACCGGCAAATACGTGATCCCCGGCGGCGTCGACGGGCACACGCACATGCAGCTGCCGTTCGGCGGCACCGAGGCCAGCGACACCTTCGAAACCGGGACCAGAGCCGCGGCCTGGGGCGGCACCACCACCATCGTCGACTTCGCCGTGCAGAAACCGGGCGAGCGGGTGCAGGACACCCTCGCCCAATGGCACGGCAAGGCCGCCGGGCGGTGCGCGATCGACTACGGGTTCCATCAGATCATCGGCGATGTCAACGACGAATCCCTGAAGGGGATGAGCGAACTCGTCAGCGAAGGCGTCACCAGCTTCAAGCTGTTCATGGCCTATCCCGGTGTCTTCTACTCCGACGACGGCCAGATCCTGCGCGCCATGCAGTCCGCAGGCGAGCTCGGTGCGCTGATGATGATGCACGCCGAGAACGGCATCGCTATCGACGTCCTCGTCGAACAGGCCCTCGCACGCGGCGACACCTCGCCCTACTTCCACGGCACCAGCCGTCCGTGGCAGATGGAGGAGGAGGCCACTCATCGCGCGATCATGTTGGCGCAGTTGACCGGTGCTCCGCTGTACGTGGTGCACGTATCGGCCAAACAGGCGATGGCGCAGATCGTGACCGCGCGGGACAACGGGCAGAACGTGTTCGCCGAGACCTGTCCGCAGTACCTGTACCTCTCGCTCGAGGAGCAGCTGGGCGCACCGGGTTTCGAGGGCGCCAAGTGGGTCTGCTCGACACCGCTGCGCTCGCGGGCCGAGGGCCATCAGGACGAGCTGTGGCGTTTCATCCGCACCGGTGACGTCACCGCGGTGAGCACCGACCACTGCCCGTTCTGCATGAAGGATCAGAAAGAGCTCGGCGTGGGCGATTTCAGCAAGATCCCGAACGGGATCGGCGGGGTCGAGCATCGGATGGATCTGCTGTTCCAGGGTGTCAAGGACGGGCGGATCTCGCTCGAACGATGGGTGGAGGTCTGCTGCACCACCCCGGCCAGGATGTTCGGCATGTACCCGCGCAAGGGTGTGATCAGCCCGGGTGCCGACGCCGATGTCGTGATCTACGACCCCCACGGGCACACCAGCATAGGGCTCGGCAAGACCCATCACATGAACATGGATCACTCCGCGTGGGAGGGCTTCGAGATCGACGGTCATGTCGACACGGTCCTGTCGCGCGGCCGGGTGATCGTCGACGACGGCGCGTACCACGGTCGTGCCGGGCACGGCCGGTTCATCCGGCGCGGCCTGTCACAGAACCTGCTGTAGCAACCAACTGCCGAAACGGAGAGTGCCGATGGACATCGGAGTCGTCCTGCAGTGCACACCACCCTCGTCGCGGGTGATCGAACTGGCCAGACTGGCCGAAACCCACGGGTTCTCGCACGTGTGGACCTTCGACTCGCACCTGCTCTGGCAGGAGCCGTACGTGATCTACAGCCAGATCCTGGCCGCCACCAGGAAGGTGACGGTGGGGCCCATGGTCACCAACCCGGCGACCCGGGACCAGACGGTGACCGCCTCCGTGTTCGCCACGCTCAACGAGATGTTCGGCAACCGCACGATCTGTGGCATCGGACGTGGCGACTCGGCGGTGCGCACGCTCGGCGAGAAGCCGACGACGCTGGCGACCCTGCGCGAATCGGTCGAGGTGATCAGGGAACTCGGCAACGGTCGCAGCGCCCGGGTCGGCGATACCGAGGTGCGGTTCCCGTGGGCGGCCACCTCGCGGCTCGAGGTGTGGGTGGCCGGATACGGGCCCAAGGCCCTCGCGCTGACCGGGCAGGTCGCCGACGGGTTCATCCTGCAACTCGCCGACCCCGACATCACCGCCTGGACCATCGCCAAGGTGCGTGCGGCGGCGGAGGCGGCGGGCCGTGACCCGCTGTCGGTGAAGATCTGTGTCGCCGCGCCCGCCTATGTCACCGACGGCTCGCGGGCCGGACTGGAACACGCCCGTGACCAGTGTCGCTGGTTCGGCGGCATGGTCGGCAACCACGTCGCCGACATCGTCGCGAAATACGGTGTGGGCGGCGATGTTCCGGCGGCGCTGACCGACTACATCGCGGGCAGGCAGGGCTACGACTACAACCAGCACGGGCGCGCGGGCAACACACA
It includes:
- a CDS encoding aminotransferase-like domain-containing protein, giving the protein MTEASPTALPADFAGDLDERTAAGIAAAIGRRIRSGALAPGSRLPTVREVARELRVSPATVSQAWRALAATGAITARGRAGTFVGAETAAPIGRYQRLHSPSDNAFRVDLSRGTPDPALLPDLAAALHALSRDTAPGDLSAHYLGEAVLPALAETLRADWPWACERLTVLDGALDAVDRILSAHVRFGDPVIVEDPCFPPFLDLLARLGARPIAVRLDESGFRPEEFALAFHGPGPRAVILQPRAHNPTGASLSAARVRELAALLRAHPVLIIEDDHSAGIATTPLRSLAARFPDRGVYIRSYSKSHGADLRLAVAGGPAVLLDPVVDRRMLGPGWSSRLLQRVLLTMLHDAGARATVAGARVEYRRRATVLRRALARHDVVVAAGDGINVWLPVSDENAAMISLAAAGIKAAPGGPFEAGERPVSEHLRLTLGALGDTDLAWLATELAAAACATPTYRRIRRS
- a CDS encoding nitrilase-related carbon-nitrogen hydrolase gives rise to the protein MGIVRAALVQTSWTGDKESMITVHEDYAREAAAQGAQVICFQELFYGPYFCQLQDSKFYEYAESVPGPTTERIAALAAELNLVIVAPVYEREMDGLLYNTAVVIDADGSYLGKYRKHHIPQVTGFWEKFYFRPGNLGWPVFDTAVGKVGVYICYDRHFPEGWRALGLAGAEIVFNPSATSRGLSGYLWKLEQPASAVANEYYVGAINRVGIESDYGDNDFYGTSYFVDPEGKFVGEVASDTSPELVVRDLDMDLIKIVRERWAFYRDRRPDAYGPMVNP
- the hydA gene encoding dihydropyrimidinase codes for the protein MRTFIHGGTVVSATGSQLLDVLIDDETIVAVLQPGSTALGADLAADADTVIDATGKYVIPGGVDGHTHMQLPFGGTEASDTFETGTRAAAWGGTTTIVDFAVQKPGERVQDTLAQWHGKAAGRCAIDYGFHQIIGDVNDESLKGMSELVSEGVTSFKLFMAYPGVFYSDDGQILRAMQSAGELGALMMMHAENGIAIDVLVEQALARGDTSPYFHGTSRPWQMEEEATHRAIMLAQLTGAPLYVVHVSAKQAMAQIVTARDNGQNVFAETCPQYLYLSLEEQLGAPGFEGAKWVCSTPLRSRAEGHQDELWRFIRTGDVTAVSTDHCPFCMKDQKELGVGDFSKIPNGIGGVEHRMDLLFQGVKDGRISLERWVEVCCTTPARMFGMYPRKGVISPGADADVVIYDPHGHTSIGLGKTHHMNMDHSAWEGFEIDGHVDTVLSRGRVIVDDGAYHGRAGHGRFIRRGLSQNLL
- a CDS encoding TIGR03842 family LLM class F420-dependent oxidoreductase, which codes for MDIGVVLQCTPPSSRVIELARLAETHGFSHVWTFDSHLLWQEPYVIYSQILAATRKVTVGPMVTNPATRDQTVTASVFATLNEMFGNRTICGIGRGDSAVRTLGEKPTTLATLRESVEVIRELGNGRSARVGDTEVRFPWAATSRLEVWVAGYGPKALALTGQVADGFILQLADPDITAWTIAKVRAAAEAAGRDPLSVKICVAAPAYVTDGSRAGLEHARDQCRWFGGMVGNHVADIVAKYGVGGDVPAALTDYIAGRQGYDYNQHGRAGNTHADFVPDEIVDRFCVIGTPDEQLARLWELEQLGVGQFAVYLQHDAKTTTLEAYGEQVLPRLNRQVTAIQAAGLT